A stretch of the Butyricicoccus intestinisimiae genome encodes the following:
- the panB gene encoding 3-methyl-2-oxobutanoate hydroxymethyltransferase has product MKNTVLTFQQAKKEGTRLSMLTAYDYSTAKLVDAAGINSILVGDSLGNTILGYEDTLSVTMEDMIHHTAAVARGAKNALVIGDMPFMSYQASVYDAVVNAGRLMKEGRANAVKLEGGASVCEQIKAIVGASIPVCAHIGLTPQSINAFGGFKVQGKGEKQAQQLLDDARRVQEAGAFAVVLEGIPALLAQKITDTLDIPTIGIGAGAGCDGQVLVYQDMLGMFTDFKPKFVKHFANVGEIMTEAFKTFDQEVKEGVFPAQEHTYKIDEDIIGRLY; this is encoded by the coding sequence ATGAAGAACACTGTATTAACATTCCAGCAGGCAAAAAAAGAAGGCACGCGTCTTTCGATGCTCACGGCGTATGACTATTCGACAGCGAAGCTCGTCGATGCGGCAGGTATCAACTCGATTCTGGTAGGAGATTCGCTGGGAAATACCATTCTCGGCTATGAGGACACACTGTCCGTTACAATGGAAGATATGATTCACCATACGGCAGCTGTTGCACGCGGTGCGAAAAATGCACTGGTCATCGGCGATATGCCGTTTATGTCTTATCAGGCATCTGTTTATGACGCAGTTGTCAATGCAGGCAGACTGATGAAGGAAGGCCGCGCCAACGCAGTAAAGCTGGAGGGCGGCGCTTCTGTATGCGAGCAGATTAAGGCGATTGTCGGCGCATCCATTCCGGTTTGTGCACATATTGGTCTGACTCCGCAGTCTATCAATGCGTTTGGCGGCTTCAAGGTACAGGGCAAGGGCGAAAAGCAGGCACAGCAGCTGTTGGACGACGCCCGCCGCGTACAGGAGGCAGGTGCCTTTGCTGTTGTCTTGGAAGGCATTCCGGCACTGCTGGCACAGAAGATTACCGACACACTGGACATTCCGACCATTGGCATCGGCGCAGGCGCCGGCTGCGACGGTCAGGTTCTGGTTTATCAGGATATGCTCGGTATGTTTACCGATTTTAAGCCGAAGTTCGTCAAGCACTTTGCCAACGTCGGTGAGATTATGACCGAAGCGTTCAAGACCTTCGATCAGGAAGTCAAGGAGGGCGTGTTCCCGGCACAGGAGCACACCTATAAGATTGATGAAGACATCATCGGCAGATTGTACTAA
- the panC gene encoding pantoate--beta-alanine ligase → MTIVKTIEEVRAQVKAWRAEGLTVGLVPTMGYLHEGHQSLIARSVAENDRTVVSDFVNPIQFGPTEDLATYPRDIERDAALCESTGANLIFHPEADEMYAPDFCTYVDMDHLTKGLCGKTRPIHFRGVCTVVSKLFHIVQPDRAYFGQKDAQQLAVIRRMVRDLNMPLTIVGCPIIREEDGLAKSSRNTYLSAEERKAALCLSRGLNKGKAAVEAGETDAEKVKAIITAEIEAEPLSRIDYVEIVDWNNLEPVSSTEGSILAAVAVYIGKTRLIDNFIIER, encoded by the coding sequence ATTACCATCGTTAAGACAATAGAAGAAGTTCGCGCACAGGTCAAGGCATGGCGCGCAGAGGGACTGACCGTCGGTCTGGTTCCGACCATGGGATACCTGCATGAAGGCCATCAGAGCCTGATTGCCCGCTCGGTTGCAGAGAACGACCGCACGGTTGTCTCCGACTTTGTCAATCCGATTCAGTTCGGACCGACTGAAGATCTGGCAACCTATCCGCGCGACATCGAGCGTGATGCAGCGCTGTGCGAGTCCACCGGCGCAAATCTGATCTTCCATCCGGAAGCAGACGAAATGTACGCACCGGATTTCTGCACCTATGTTGATATGGATCATCTGACCAAGGGACTGTGCGGCAAAACCCGCCCGATTCATTTCCGCGGCGTCTGCACGGTTGTCAGCAAGCTGTTCCACATTGTACAGCCGGATCGCGCATACTTCGGTCAGAAGGACGCACAGCAGCTGGCAGTCATCCGCCGCATGGTGCGTGACCTGAACATGCCGCTGACCATCGTCGGCTGCCCGATTATCCGCGAAGAGGACGGTTTGGCAAAGTCCTCCCGCAACACCTACCTGAGCGCAGAGGAGCGCAAGGCAGCACTGTGCCTGTCGCGCGGTCTGAACAAGGGTAAGGCTGCCGTAGAGGCTGGCGAGACCGATGCAGAGAAGGTCAAGGCAATCATCACCGCTGAGATTGAGGCAGAGCCGCTCAGCCGCATTGACTACGTAGAAATTGTAGATTGGAACAATCTGGAGCCGGTCAGCAGCACCGAGGGCTCGATTCTCGCTGCTGTTGCCGTATATATCGGCAAGACCCGCCTGATTGATAACTTTATCATCGAACGCTAA
- a CDS encoding immunoglobulin-like domain-containing protein, translated as MRRTRIFTIVLFVIAAAAFAVSQVMQMMTDKSGPAISMDTDSITVSAEASEKDLLQGVTAQDNTDGDVSQNLMIENMSNLMEGDTRTMTIVAFDSDGNVSKAQRSVTYNDYHAPQFTLDGPLQYALGADDVLDNIGATDQLDGNLSASVKITDKYRIPNDTEGEYPLEFTVTNSAGDVSRLTATVTMLSQSDYNSSAKIGLSNYLIYIDKGKKIDPMSYVKDIEIGDTTYTKQENGSFTAPSTAAAVGQTATALPASSISVSGSVNRKKPGTYELTYTMQDKNGRTGSTRLIVVVTE; from the coding sequence ATGAGACGAACACGAATTTTTACCATTGTACTGTTTGTCATTGCAGCCGCGGCGTTTGCCGTGTCACAAGTGATGCAGATGATGACGGACAAAAGCGGGCCGGCCATTTCTATGGATACGGACAGCATCACGGTGTCTGCGGAGGCCTCGGAAAAAGACCTGCTGCAAGGGGTGACGGCGCAAGACAATACGGATGGAGATGTTTCCCAAAACCTGATGATTGAGAATATGAGCAATCTGATGGAGGGAGATACCCGTACCATGACCATCGTTGCCTTTGACTCGGACGGCAATGTGAGCAAGGCGCAGCGCAGCGTGACATACAACGATTATCATGCGCCGCAGTTTACGCTGGACGGCCCGCTGCAGTATGCGCTCGGTGCGGATGATGTTTTGGACAACATCGGCGCGACCGATCAGCTGGACGGCAATTTGTCTGCCAGTGTCAAAATCACAGATAAGTACCGCATTCCGAACGATACCGAGGGCGAGTATCCGCTGGAGTTTACCGTGACGAACAGCGCCGGCGATGTATCGCGCCTGACAGCGACCGTCACCATGCTGTCGCAGTCGGATTACAATTCCAGCGCAAAGATTGGTCTGAGCAACTATCTGATATACATTGACAAGGGAAAGAAAATAGATCCCATGAGCTATGTCAAGGACATTGAAATTGGAGATACCACATACACCAAGCAAGAGAACGGCAGCTTTACGGCGCCCAGCACGGCGGCAGCCGTCGGGCAGACGGCAACGGCTTTGCCCGCAAGCAGCATCTCGGTTTCCGGCAGCGTAAACAGAAAAAAGCCGGGAACCTATGAGCTGACCTACACCATGCAGGACAAAAACGGCCGAACCGGTTCGACGCGGCTGATTGTTGTCGTGACAGAATAA
- a CDS encoding DUF2520 domain-containing protein, whose protein sequence is MMAVSDRFSVWEKLNGAFFTLEGDGAPRMQEVLDTCGVQHATIQAADKARYHLASCVVSNLVVGLADWGTQLLEQCGFTQEQALTALTPLMRGNMQAICDKGAQNALTGPAERGDMGTIQSHMACLTREEQALYARLTRRLCDIAHKKHPDRDDTALTKYLEGLS, encoded by the coding sequence ATGATGGCAGTCAGTGACCGATTCTCCGTGTGGGAGAAGCTGAACGGCGCATTTTTTACGTTGGAAGGCGACGGCGCTCCGCGTATGCAGGAGGTCTTGGACACCTGCGGCGTGCAGCATGCGACGATTCAGGCGGCAGACAAGGCGCGCTATCATTTGGCGTCATGCGTTGTGAGCAATTTGGTTGTTGGACTGGCGGATTGGGGCACACAGCTCTTGGAGCAGTGCGGCTTTACGCAGGAACAGGCACTGACCGCTTTGACTCCGCTCATGCGCGGAAACATGCAGGCAATCTGTGACAAAGGTGCGCAGAATGCTCTGACAGGTCCGGCAGAGCGCGGAGACATGGGAACGATTCAGTCGCACATGGCATGTTTGACGCGGGAAGAACAGGCGCTATACGCCCGTTTGACGCGCAGATTGTGTGACATTGCGCACAAAAAACATCCAGACAGAGACGATACCGCCCTTACCAAGTACTTGGAGGGATTGTCATGA
- a CDS encoding AraC family transcriptional regulator → MVEFTTQFCDSASFSQTALRQYGRYEKDADFTQLPILNEHTVITYITEGSGSLKLGSSMHTIEPGSILVMFPDVCVNASALHGPIQLMWAEMSGDALPKILARAGLTPQKPILSLADLGDNCKTKSTLAQLTAPDTELGALAAYGLAMEMLDYLVQESPRPCQPKVSNLQQYYVEKSIRYIKTKYPQDISVEDVAQYCGLNRSYLGKLFRDATGMTTQEYLIRQRMSVACHYLEIGAAPIATIARSVGYPNQLHFSRAFHKVFGIPPREWQKRNRKNAK, encoded by the coding sequence ATGGTCGAATTTACAACTCAATTCTGTGACTCTGCCAGCTTCTCCCAGACTGCCCTGCGGCAGTATGGTCGGTATGAGAAGGACGCCGATTTTACGCAGCTGCCGATTTTGAACGAGCACACTGTTATCACATATATAACAGAGGGTTCCGGCAGCTTGAAGCTCGGCTCCTCAATGCATACCATCGAACCTGGCTCCATCCTCGTGATGTTTCCGGATGTCTGCGTCAATGCTTCCGCTCTGCACGGTCCGATTCAGCTCATGTGGGCAGAGATGTCCGGCGATGCGCTGCCGAAGATTCTGGCACGCGCCGGTCTGACGCCGCAAAAGCCGATTTTGTCTTTGGCGGATCTGGGCGACAACTGCAAGACAAAAAGCACGCTGGCTCAGCTGACCGCTCCGGACACCGAACTGGGCGCACTGGCAGCGTATGGTCTGGCGATGGAAATGCTGGATTATCTGGTACAGGAAAGCCCGCGCCCCTGTCAGCCGAAGGTATCCAACCTGCAGCAGTACTATGTGGAAAAGTCGATTCGTTATATTAAGACCAAATACCCGCAGGATATTTCCGTGGAGGATGTTGCGCAATACTGCGGCCTGAACAGAAGCTATCTCGGCAAGCTGTTCCGCGATGCGACCGGCATGACCACGCAGGAATATCTGATTCGTCAGCGCATGAGCGTTGCTTGTCACTATCTGGAAATCGGTGCCGCACCGATTGCAACCATTGCCCGTTCTGTCGGCTATCCGAACCAGCTGCACTTCTCCCGTGCCTTCCACAAGGTATTCGGCATCCCGCCGCGTGAGTGGCAGAAGCGCAACCGCAAAAATGCCAAGTAA
- the panD gene encoding aspartate 1-decarboxylase: MTIQMLKGKIHRAVVTQAELNYVGSITVDSELLNTAGIYEYEKVQIVDVNNGNRFETYTIAGEPGSGVICLNGAAARCASEGDHVIIMAYADVTPEEAQTHKPKVVFVDDDNHIARVTHYEKAGALYDDERL, from the coding sequence ATGACAATCCAGATGCTGAAAGGCAAAATTCACCGCGCCGTTGTTACACAGGCAGAACTGAACTATGTTGGTTCCATCACGGTTGACAGCGAGCTTTTGAATACAGCTGGTATTTATGAGTATGAAAAAGTACAGATTGTAGACGTAAACAATGGCAATCGCTTTGAGACTTACACCATCGCAGGTGAGCCGGGCAGCGGCGTGATCTGTCTGAACGGCGCGGCAGCACGCTGCGCATCTGAGGGCGACCATGTGATTATTATGGCCTATGCGGATGTGACGCCGGAGGAGGCGCAGACCCATAAGCCGAAGGTTGTTTTTGTTGACGACGACAACCACATTGCGCGTGTCACGCACTATGAGAAGGCGGGCGCACTGTACGACGACGAGCGACTGTAA
- a CDS encoding polysaccharide biosynthesis protein produces the protein MRCDIEKKENSIQAQTIVQLFLDVCIILSSMGGALWVRMDFQFGGIDTVFLQSLEKYAGINIVCTLLVFRGFRLYNSLWRYAGMIELKNIVYAVTGSAVLQVVGMHVLHVSMPRSYPVLYLLLLFFLTGFSRFIWRILPERTQETEQKPDTIRTMIVGAGEAGNMLLKELVGSSHLNRKIVCIIDDDRTKIGTYLHGVPVAGTVKQIPPLAERYGVNEIIVAIPSASSSEKKKILESCSRAVGCNVLTLPGIYQIINGDVHVSMLRKIEINDLLGREPVDLRMETIMRYVKGKTVLVTGGGGSIGSEICRQIAGYAPRTLILFDIYENSAYDVRGELLYQYPDLDLQVLIGSVRNEKRVNTIFSTYRPELVFHAAAHKHVPLMEDSPNEAIKNNVLGTWNVAKAADAYHAKKMVLISTDKAVRPTNIMGASKRICELIVQSFAQTSKTEYAAVRFGNVLGSNGSVVPLFQKQIAHGGPVTVTHPDIIRYFMTIPEAVHLVLQCGALAEGGEIFILDMGEPVKILDLAENMIRLSGLEPGKDIPITFTGLRPGEKLYEELLISLDNLKTTENKQIFVAQPAPVDAERTQRFVRKLVQDAFAESEHIREEVQRLVPEYTPERTETQSAQQPVSIRKDKANVYAAQ, from the coding sequence ATGCGCTGTGATATTGAAAAAAAAGAGAACAGCATACAGGCGCAGACCATCGTACAATTGTTCTTGGATGTATGCATCATCCTGAGCAGCATGGGCGGCGCCCTTTGGGTGCGCATGGATTTCCAGTTTGGCGGGATTGATACGGTATTTTTGCAGTCCTTGGAGAAATATGCAGGCATCAATATTGTTTGTACGCTGCTGGTGTTCCGCGGATTTCGGCTGTACAACAGCCTGTGGCGGTACGCAGGTATGATAGAACTGAAAAATATTGTGTACGCGGTGACCGGTTCGGCTGTCCTGCAGGTGGTCGGCATGCATGTGCTGCATGTATCTATGCCGCGCAGCTATCCGGTTTTGTATCTGCTGCTGTTATTTTTCCTGACGGGATTTAGCCGGTTTATCTGGCGCATATTACCGGAGCGGACACAGGAAACCGAGCAAAAACCGGATACAATACGCACAATGATTGTCGGCGCCGGAGAAGCCGGCAATATGCTGCTCAAAGAATTGGTGGGCAGCAGTCATCTCAATCGGAAAATTGTCTGCATCATTGATGATGACAGGACAAAGATAGGGACATATCTGCATGGCGTGCCTGTGGCGGGAACCGTGAAACAAATTCCGCCGCTCGCGGAACGATACGGCGTGAACGAGATTATCGTTGCGATTCCGTCCGCGTCCAGCTCAGAGAAAAAGAAAATTTTAGAAAGCTGCAGCCGCGCGGTTGGCTGCAATGTGCTGACGCTGCCGGGCATTTATCAGATTATCAACGGCGATGTCCATGTTTCCATGCTGCGGAAAATTGAAATCAACGATTTGCTCGGGCGAGAGCCGGTTGATTTGCGCATGGAAACCATTATGCGCTATGTCAAGGGAAAGACCGTCCTCGTCACAGGAGGCGGCGGTTCCATCGGCAGTGAGATTTGCCGACAAATTGCGGGATATGCGCCGCGCACGCTCATTCTTTTTGATATTTATGAAAACAGCGCGTATGATGTTCGCGGAGAACTATTGTACCAATATCCGGACTTGGATTTACAGGTGCTCATAGGCTCTGTTCGCAATGAAAAGCGTGTGAATACAATTTTTTCTACATATCGTCCGGAATTGGTGTTCCATGCGGCAGCACATAAGCATGTGCCGCTGATGGAGGACAGCCCGAACGAAGCGATTAAAAACAATGTGCTCGGCACATGGAACGTCGCCAAAGCCGCAGATGCCTATCATGCGAAAAAAATGGTGCTGATTTCAACGGATAAGGCAGTCCGTCCGACCAACATCATGGGAGCGTCGAAACGTATCTGCGAGTTAATTGTGCAAAGCTTTGCGCAGACATCCAAGACGGAATATGCCGCGGTTCGGTTCGGCAATGTGCTGGGCAGCAACGGCAGTGTGGTTCCGCTGTTTCAAAAACAGATTGCACACGGCGGACCGGTTACCGTCACACATCCGGACATTATTCGGTATTTCATGACCATTCCGGAAGCGGTGCATTTGGTTCTGCAGTGCGGCGCACTGGCTGAAGGCGGCGAGATTTTCATTTTGGATATGGGCGAACCGGTCAAAATCTTGGATTTGGCGGAAAATATGATCCGGCTTTCCGGATTGGAGCCGGGAAAAGACATTCCCATTACGTTTACCGGTCTGCGGCCGGGAGAAAAGCTGTACGAAGAACTGCTGATTAGTCTGGACAATTTGAAAACAACGGAAAATAAACAAATTTTTGTGGCGCAGCCAGCTCCCGTGGATGCGGAACGCACACAGCGGTTTGTGCGCAAATTGGTGCAGGACGCATTTGCTGAATCGGAACATATTCGGGAAGAAGTACAGCGGCTTGTGCCGGAATATACGCCGGAGAGAACAGAAACACAATCGGCGCAGCAGCCAGTTTCAATTCGAAAAGATAAGGCGAATGTATATGCGGCGCAGTAA
- a CDS encoding Cof-type HAD-IIB family hydrolase, giving the protein MYRLIALDLDGTVLTSSIDILPSTVEAVAYARSKGVKVIVCTGRIVGEAAVFSKEIGASSLLISAGGAAISDVRNARNVKEWAMPWDIGAKVVEAVQNRPVTVMIYVGDRLYLNPYSDEILCNTKRTEGFWASKVVLPDVAATIREHKFPVSKVFARGDVQVLAEALAEINQLPGIHITRSAENNFEIMPEGVNKGLALQELTQVMGITMDEVMAIGDSDNDSDMLRIAGMPVVMGNGDEAVKKLAKYVTDTNDNDGVAKAIYKFI; this is encoded by the coding sequence ACCAGCAGTATTGATATACTTCCATCGACGGTGGAGGCGGTAGCCTATGCCCGCAGCAAGGGCGTCAAGGTCATCGTCTGTACCGGTCGAATTGTAGGAGAAGCTGCTGTTTTCTCGAAGGAAATCGGCGCATCTTCTCTGCTGATTTCGGCGGGCGGCGCGGCGATTTCCGATGTGCGCAATGCGCGCAACGTCAAGGAATGGGCGATGCCGTGGGACATTGGCGCAAAGGTCGTGGAAGCCGTGCAGAATCGCCCGGTCACCGTTATGATTTATGTAGGTGACAGACTGTATTTGAACCCGTATTCGGACGAAATTTTATGTAATACCAAGCGCACAGAGGGATTCTGGGCGAGCAAAGTGGTGCTGCCGGATGTTGCAGCGACGATTCGGGAACACAAATTTCCGGTATCGAAGGTGTTCGCCCGCGGCGATGTGCAGGTACTTGCGGAAGCGCTGGCGGAGATTAACCAGCTGCCGGGCATTCATATCACGCGTTCGGCGGAAAATAACTTTGAGATTATGCCGGAGGGCGTCAATAAGGGTCTTGCCTTGCAGGAGCTGACACAGGTCATGGGCATCACAATGGATGAAGTCATGGCAATCGGCGACAGTGACAACGATTCGGATATGCTGCGCATCGCAGGCATGCCGGTCGTGATGGGAAATGGTGACGAGGCCGTAAAGAAGCTGGCGAAATATGTCACAGACACCAATGATAATGACGGTGTGGCAAAGGCGATTTATAAATTCATCTAA